A region from the Peromyscus leucopus breed LL Stock chromosome 9, UCI_PerLeu_2.1, whole genome shotgun sequence genome encodes:
- the LOC114695984 gene encoding olfactory receptor 4N2-like, translated as MEAENRTVVTEFILIGLTQSYDIQFLVFALSLIFYIIILPGNVFIILTIISDPGLNAPLYLFLGNLAFLDASYSFIVTPRMLMDIFSEKKIISYRACITQLFFLHFLGGGEFLLLVVMAFDRYIAICRPLHYSTVMSPRACYGMLLAPWLGGFVHSLIQVVLILHLPFCGPNHLDNFFCDVPQVIKLACTDTFVVELLMIFNSGLLTLVCFLGLLTSYAVILCHVHKSASEGKNKAISTCTTHVIIIFLMFGPAIFIYTRPFTALSADKVVSFFHTVIFPLMNPVIYTLRNQEVKTSMKKLFIHKIVC; from the coding sequence ATGGAGGCAGAAAACAGGACAGTTGTCACAGAATTCATCCTCATAGGACTGACTCAGTCATATGACATCCAGTTCTTGGTCTTTGCTCTGAGCTTAATTTTCTACATCATCATCTTACCTGGAAATGTCTTCATCATCCTCACCATCATATCAGACCCTGGACTCAATGCCccactttatttatttctggGAAATTTGGCCTTCCTGGATGCCTCCTATTCTTTCATTGTGACTCCCAGGATGTTGATGGACATCTTCTCTGAGAAGAAGATAATCTCGTATAGAGCCTGCATCACTCAGCTATTTTTCTTGCATTTCCTTGGAGGAGGGGAATTTTTACTTCTGGTCGTGATGGCCTTTGACCGCTACATTGCCATCTGCAGGCCTTTACACTATTCCACTGTCATGAGCCCTAGAGCCTGCTATGGGATGTTGTTGGCTCCGTGGCTTGGAGGCTTTGTTCACTCCCTTATTCAAGTTGTCCTCATCCTTCACTTGCCCTTCTGTGGGCCAAACCATCTGGATAacttcttctgtgatgtcccACAGGTCATCAAGCTAGCCTGTACAGATACCTTTGTAGTTGAACTTCTAATGATCTTCAATAGTGGCCTGCTTACCCTTGTGTGCTTTCTTGGGCTTCTCACTTCATATGCAGTTATTTTATGCCACGTTCACAAGTCAGCTTCTGAAGGAAAGAACAAAGCTATATCCACATGTACCACTCATGTTATAATCATATTTCTTATGTTTGGACCTGCAATTTTCATCTATACACGCCCATTCACAGCCTTGTCTGCTGACAAAGTGGTTTCTTTCTTCCACACGGTAATATTTCCATTGATGAATCCTGTGATTTATACCCTTCGAAACCAGGAAGTAAAAACTTCCATGAAAAAGTTATTTATTCACAAAATAGTTTGTTAA
- the LOC114695985 gene encoding olfactory receptor 4N4-like: MMETENRTVVTEFILIGLTQSYDIQLLIFVLSLIFYIIILPGNILIILTIRSDPGLNAPLYFFLGNLAFLDASYSFIVTPRMLVDIFSEKKIISYRACITQLFFLHFLGGGEGLLLVVMAFDRYIAICRPLHYSTVMSPRACYGMLLALWFGGFVHSIVQVVLILRLPFCGPNHLDNFFCDVPQVIKLACTDTFAIEILMVFNSGLLTLLCFLGLLISYAVILCHVHKSASEGKNKAISTCTTHVIIIFLMFGPAIFIYTRPFTTLSADKVVSFFHTVIFPLMNPVIYTLRNQEVKTSMKKLIIRHVVC; encoded by the coding sequence ATGATGGAGACAGAAAATAGGACAGTTGTCACAGAATTCATCCTCATAGGACTGACTCAGTCATATGACATTCAACTCTTGATCTTTGTTCTGAGCTTAATTTTCTACATCATCATCTTACCTGGAAATATCCTCATCATCCTGACCATCAGGTCAGACCCTGGACTCAATGCCCCACTTTATTTCTTCCTGGGAAATTTGGCCTTCCTGGATGCCTCCTATTCTTTCATTGTGACTCCCAGGATGTTGGTGGACATCTTCTCTGAGAAGAAGATAATCTCCTATAGAGCCTGCATCACTCAGCTATTTTTCTTGCATTtccttggaggaggggaagggttACTTCTGGTCGTGATGGCCTTTGACCGCTACATTGCCATCTGCAGGCCTTTACACTATTCCACTGTCATGAGCCCTAGAGCCTGCTATGGGATGTTGTTGGCTCTGTGGTTTGGAGGCTTTGTTCACTCCATTGTTCAGGTTGTCCTCATCCTTCGCTTGCCCTTCTGTGGGCCAAACCATCTGGATAacttcttctgtgatgtcccACAGGTCATCAAGCTAGCCTGTACAGATACTTTTGCTATTGAGATTCTAATGGTCTTCAATAGTGGCCTGCTTACTCTCTTGTGCTTTCTTGGGCTTCTGATTTCCTATGCAGTTATTTTATGCCACGTTCACAAGTCAGCTTCTGAAGGAAAGAACAAAGCTATATCCACGTGTACCACTCATGTTATAATCATATTTCTTATGTTTGGACCTGCAATTTTCATCTATACACGTCCATTCACAACCTTATCAGCTGACAAAgtagtttctttctttcacacAGTAATATTCCCTTTGATGAATCCTGTGATTTATACCCTTCGAAACCAGGAAGTAAAAACTTCCATGAAAAAGTTAATCATTCGGCATGTAGTTTGTTAA